The following proteins are co-located in the Thermococcus sp. genome:
- the fbp gene encoding fructose-1,6-bisphosphate aldolase/phosphatase, protein MAVGDKITISVIKADIGGWPGHSRVHPQLIEKAEEILSKAKEEGTIIDFYVAYAGDDLQLIMTHKKGVDSPDIHGLAWKAFEEATKVAKELGLYGAGQDLLKDAFSGNVRGMGPGVAEMEITLRKSEPIVTFHMDKTEPGAFNLPIFRMFADPFNTAGLVIDPKMHMGFRFEVWDILKHKRVILNTPEELYDLLALIGAKSRYVIKRVYPKEGHPIPKDEPVAVVSTEKLYEIAGEYVGKDDPVAIVRAQSGLPALGEVLEPFAFPHLVSGWMRGSHNGPIMPVSMCDANPTRFDGPPRVVALGWQISPEGKLVGPVDLFDDPAFDYARQKALEITEYMRRHGPFEPHRLPLEEMEYTTLPGVLKRLEERFEDIE, encoded by the coding sequence ATGGCAGTTGGGGACAAGATAACGATTAGCGTAATCAAAGCCGACATAGGTGGCTGGCCCGGGCACTCGAGGGTTCACCCCCAGCTCATAGAGAAGGCCGAAGAGATACTCAGCAAGGCCAAGGAGGAGGGGACGATAATAGACTTCTACGTCGCCTATGCAGGAGATGACCTTCAGCTCATCATGACACACAAGAAGGGCGTTGACAGTCCAGATATACACGGGCTCGCCTGGAAAGCCTTTGAGGAGGCCACCAAGGTCGCCAAGGAGCTCGGCCTCTACGGTGCCGGCCAGGACCTCCTCAAAGATGCCTTCAGCGGAAACGTCCGTGGAATGGGGCCGGGAGTTGCCGAGATGGAGATAACGCTGAGGAAGAGCGAGCCTATAGTTACGTTCCACATGGACAAGACCGAGCCTGGCGCGTTTAACCTGCCGATATTCAGGATGTTCGCCGACCCCTTCAACACCGCTGGTTTGGTCATTGACCCCAAGATGCACATGGGCTTCCGCTTTGAGGTCTGGGACATTCTCAAGCACAAGCGTGTAATCCTCAACACTCCGGAAGAGCTCTATGACCTTCTCGCCCTCATCGGAGCGAAGAGCAGGTACGTCATCAAGCGCGTTTACCCGAAGGAAGGGCACCCGATTCCAAAGGACGAGCCGGTGGCTGTTGTCAGTACTGAGAAGCTCTACGAGATTGCAGGGGAATACGTCGGTAAGGACGACCCGGTCGCTATAGTCAGAGCCCAGAGCGGTCTTCCGGCACTTGGAGAGGTTCTCGAGCCCTTCGCATTCCCGCACCTCGTCAGCGGCTGGATGCGCGGTTCCCACAACGGCCCGATAATGCCCGTTTCGATGTGCGACGCCAACCCAACGCGCTTTGACGGTCCGCCGAGGGTTGTCGCTCTCGGCTGGCAGATAAGCCCTGAAGGAAAACTCGTTGGTCCAGTTGACCTCTTCGACGACCCGGCGTTCGACTACGCGAGGCAGAAGGCCCTCGAGATTACTGAGTACATGCGCAGACACGGACCCTTCGAGCCCCACAGACTTCCGCTCGAGGAAATGGAGTACACTACCCTCCCGGGCGTCCTCAAGAGGCTTGAGGAGCGCTTTGAAGACATCGAGTGA
- a CDS encoding DMT family transporter, translating into MSKKYAVGAVLLWSTVASAFKLSLRYMSPIQLLFYASLTSLFVFGLLYSREFSPRKENLRSAYLGFLIVLYYLLLFSAYERLPAQEAQALNYTWPLMLVLLSVPLLGKRPRAKALFGLFIGFLGAFIVATAGNLTGLNFSNPIGVIFGLGSAVVWATYWLLNLRDKRSPVEKTFWNFLFSFAYVSVILAFADGFSIPSVKGLVGAVYVGLFEMGVTFLIWYRAVEDDVAFASNLAYLIPFLSLVFISLVVGEDIMPGTLAGLVLIVLGILIGRKM; encoded by the coding sequence ATGTCCAAAAAGTACGCCGTTGGTGCAGTATTGCTCTGGTCAACTGTCGCGAGTGCTTTCAAGCTCTCCCTGCGCTACATGAGTCCAATCCAGTTGCTCTTCTACGCATCCCTGACATCTCTCTTCGTGTTCGGCCTTCTCTACTCACGCGAGTTCTCTCCGCGAAAGGAGAACCTCCGCTCCGCTTACCTCGGCTTTCTGATTGTCCTCTACTACCTCCTCCTCTTTTCGGCCTACGAGAGGCTTCCTGCCCAGGAGGCCCAGGCTTTGAACTACACCTGGCCCCTGATGCTCGTCCTCCTGTCTGTCCCTCTCCTCGGGAAAAGACCGAGAGCCAAAGCTCTCTTTGGGCTCTTCATTGGCTTTCTCGGTGCCTTCATCGTCGCCACGGCGGGAAACTTAACTGGCCTGAACTTCTCCAACCCAATAGGGGTCATCTTCGGTCTCGGGAGTGCGGTGGTCTGGGCCACCTACTGGCTGTTGAACCTGAGGGACAAGAGGTCACCCGTCGAGAAGACCTTCTGGAACTTCCTCTTTAGCTTTGCCTACGTGTCGGTGATCCTCGCTTTCGCCGACGGGTTCTCTATACCCTCGGTTAAGGGCCTCGTTGGGGCTGTCTACGTTGGCCTGTTTGAAATGGGCGTTACGTTCCTCATCTGGTACAGGGCCGTTGAGGACGATGTTGCATTCGCCTCGAATCTGGCTTACCTCATTCCCTTCCTCAGCCTAGTGTTTATATCCTTGGTTGTTGGGGAGGATATAATGCCCGGCACTCTCGCCGGCCTTGTCCTAATAGTCCTTGGCATACTTATCGGGAGGAAGATGTGA
- the gcvT gene encoding glycine cleavage system aminomethyltransferase GcvT — protein MVKRVHLFDWHKEHAKKVEEFAGWEMPIWYSSIKEEHLAVRNGVGIFDVSHMGEFIFRGKDALEFLQYVTTNDISKPPAISGTYTLVLNERGAVKDETLVFNLGNDTYMMVCDSDAFEKLEAWFNAIKRGIEKFGELDLEIENKTYDMAMFSIQGPKARDLAKDLFGIDINDLWWFQAKEVELDGIKMLLSRSGYTGENGFEVYFEDANPYHPDPSKRGKPEKALHVWERILEAGKKYGIKPAGLGARDTLRLEAGYTLYGNETKELQLLSTDIDEVTPLQANLDFAIFWDKEFIGKDALLKQRERGLGRKLVHFKMVEKGIPREGYRVLANGEPIGEVTSGTLSPLLGIGIGIAFVKEEYAKPGLEIEVEIRGKPKKAVTVAPPFYDPKKYGAFREE, from the coding sequence ATGGTCAAAAGAGTTCACCTCTTCGACTGGCATAAGGAGCACGCCAAGAAGGTTGAGGAGTTCGCCGGCTGGGAAATGCCCATCTGGTACTCCAGTATAAAGGAGGAGCATCTAGCGGTTAGAAACGGGGTTGGAATCTTCGATGTTTCCCACATGGGCGAGTTCATATTCCGAGGTAAAGATGCCCTGGAGTTCCTCCAGTACGTAACGACCAACGACATAAGCAAGCCCCCTGCAATAAGCGGGACTTATACGCTCGTTCTTAACGAGCGCGGAGCGGTTAAGGACGAAACGCTGGTATTTAACCTTGGAAACGACACCTACATGATGGTGTGTGACAGCGATGCATTCGAGAAGCTCGAGGCCTGGTTCAACGCAATAAAGCGCGGGATAGAGAAGTTTGGCGAGCTCGACCTTGAGATTGAGAACAAGACCTACGACATGGCGATGTTCTCGATACAGGGTCCTAAGGCGAGAGACCTTGCGAAGGACCTTTTTGGAATAGACATAAACGACCTCTGGTGGTTCCAGGCGAAGGAAGTTGAGCTCGACGGAATCAAGATGCTCCTCTCAAGGAGCGGTTACACGGGCGAGAACGGTTTTGAGGTCTACTTCGAAGATGCCAACCCCTATCATCCAGACCCATCGAAGAGAGGAAAACCGGAGAAGGCCCTCCACGTCTGGGAGAGAATCCTTGAAGCTGGCAAGAAGTACGGCATAAAGCCCGCTGGCCTTGGAGCTCGCGATACACTCAGGCTTGAAGCCGGTTACACGCTCTACGGTAACGAGACCAAGGAGCTCCAGCTCCTCAGTACAGATATAGACGAGGTTACACCTCTCCAGGCAAACCTTGACTTCGCCATATTCTGGGACAAGGAGTTCATAGGAAAGGATGCCCTCCTCAAGCAGAGGGAGCGCGGTTTGGGAAGAAAGCTCGTCCACTTCAAGATGGTCGAGAAGGGCATTCCGAGGGAGGGCTACCGCGTTCTTGCCAACGGTGAGCCCATCGGCGAAGTCACGAGCGGGACACTCTCACCTCTCCTCGGAATTGGCATTGGAATAGCCTTTGTTAAAGAGGAGTACGCCAAACCCGGCCTTGAAATAGAAGTGGAAATCAGGGGCAAGCCCAAGAAGGCCGTAACGGTTGCTCCACCTTTCTATGACCCCAAGAAGTACGGGGCCTTCAGGGAGGAGTGA
- a CDS encoding ABC transporter permease has product MDREILKIAFRNLHRRKIRTFFTMLGIIIAIASITALISIAEGFQLSISSTLQSTSNVVIVLPGMGASIWTIGTNTLNQSVVRELEKISHVEAVNPVLVKFTVMEYRGWEIPVTVMGIVPRDAQKFYALTGPQLQRGQFIPQGARFKALLGYSLANGKIQKEGGGYLNWQILPGQTIKLYNENGRAWEFKVSGNFQESGQSVIGGFIDTSVFVPLGTLQTMYNEPGKISFVELWVDDVAFVNDVKRAVQKILPSSTVITESQGIKVVVEIETMLNNLLIGIGSIALFVGALGVINTLLTSVMERTREIGTYRALGAKKRFILEMILLEGLMMTIIGGIIGFGFGVLLAEIIVGILRTKTPGLPNPVVDFRVVAVAFGVTLVIGLLASIYPAKKAAELNPAEAIRHVE; this is encoded by the coding sequence GTGGATAGGGAAATCCTGAAGATAGCCTTCAGGAACCTTCACAGGAGAAAAATCAGAACGTTCTTCACAATGCTCGGTATAATCATTGCCATAGCTTCGATAACTGCCCTGATTTCGATTGCCGAGGGTTTTCAGCTCTCGATAAGCAGTACACTGCAGAGCACGAGTAACGTTGTCATAGTGCTACCCGGAATGGGGGCTTCAATCTGGACCATCGGAACCAACACCCTGAACCAGAGCGTGGTCAGAGAGCTTGAGAAGATAAGCCACGTTGAGGCCGTTAATCCAGTTCTGGTTAAGTTCACGGTCATGGAATACCGCGGATGGGAGATACCCGTTACTGTGATGGGCATTGTCCCCAGGGATGCCCAGAAGTTTTATGCGTTAACCGGGCCACAGCTCCAGAGGGGTCAGTTCATACCCCAAGGTGCCCGCTTCAAGGCCCTTCTTGGATATTCCCTCGCAAACGGCAAGATACAGAAGGAGGGCGGTGGTTATCTGAACTGGCAGATACTCCCCGGTCAGACAATCAAGCTGTATAACGAAAACGGCCGGGCGTGGGAGTTTAAGGTTTCCGGGAACTTTCAGGAGAGCGGTCAGAGCGTTATCGGAGGTTTTATAGACACGAGCGTCTTCGTCCCCCTTGGAACCCTTCAGACGATGTACAACGAGCCGGGGAAGATTAGCTTCGTTGAACTCTGGGTTGATGACGTTGCCTTTGTAAACGACGTCAAAAGGGCCGTTCAAAAGATTCTTCCCAGTTCGACTGTAATAACCGAGAGCCAGGGCATTAAGGTGGTCGTCGAAATCGAGACCATGCTCAACAACCTTCTGATAGGAATAGGAAGCATAGCCCTCTTCGTGGGCGCGCTTGGAGTTATCAACACGCTCCTGACTTCAGTCATGGAAAGAACTAGGGAAATCGGGACGTACAGGGCCCTGGGTGCAAAGAAAAGGTTCATACTTGAGATGATACTGCTTGAGGGCCTCATGATGACCATTATCGGGGGGATTATTGGGTTTGGCTTTGGCGTTCTCCTGGCGGAAATCATAGTTGGAATATTGAGGACAAAGACTCCCGGCCTTCCGAATCCCGTGGTGGATTTTAGGGTCGTTGCAGTAGCTTTCGGCGTGACCCTGGTCATAGGCCTTCTGGCAAGCATATATCCAGCAAAAAAGGCCGCCGAGCTCAACCCCGCGGAGGCCATAAGGCATGTGGAGTGA